One Acidimicrobiia bacterium genomic window carries:
- a CDS encoding NAD-dependent epimerase/dehydratase family protein, which translates to MRRIMVTGAATWTGGRLIQRLEAQPDVEVIAVDELSPTVDFDSPMHELEIDELDFAHFFLDVRPHVLVHLQAIDRAAILGREKSHSRVIMGARGLFGALERSSEIEKVVMKSDSVFYGSGPRHPSILNEDTTPKRTTSAYSLSIRDVERLLGEVALDIPHVTFTTLRFAPIIGTEIGNILSRYIQLPVVPTLLGYDPRIQVIHEEDVVSALLHAVAQPVHGTFNIAAEGQLYLSRVLRLGRRLPQPLLPRQHRVALGALGMFGNRFPGSLEQYLRYGRIMDTTRMKEAFGWKPQLTARQAVLTAYGRVAAPGVTR; encoded by the coding sequence GCCGCTTGATTCAGCGCCTCGAGGCTCAGCCCGATGTCGAAGTCATCGCCGTGGACGAGTTGTCGCCGACCGTCGATTTCGATTCGCCGATGCACGAGCTCGAAATCGACGAACTCGATTTCGCTCACTTCTTCCTCGATGTCCGGCCGCACGTTCTCGTCCACCTGCAAGCGATCGACAGGGCCGCAATCCTCGGGCGAGAGAAGTCTCACAGCAGGGTGATCATGGGAGCACGCGGACTGTTCGGGGCTTTGGAGCGGAGCTCAGAGATCGAGAAGGTCGTGATGAAGTCGGACTCCGTGTTCTACGGTTCGGGGCCCCGCCACCCTTCGATACTCAACGAGGACACCACCCCGAAGCGCACCACCAGTGCCTACTCGCTCAGCATTCGCGACGTCGAGCGCCTGCTGGGCGAAGTCGCCCTCGACATACCGCACGTGACTTTCACGACTCTGCGTTTCGCGCCGATCATCGGCACCGAGATCGGCAACATCCTCAGCCGATACATACAGCTACCGGTGGTGCCGACGCTTCTGGGATACGACCCGCGAATACAGGTGATCCATGAGGAAGACGTGGTCTCTGCATTACTCCATGCAGTTGCACAGCCGGTCCACGGGACGTTCAACATCGCAGCCGAAGGCCAGCTGTACCTGAGTCGTGTGCTGAGGCTCGGGAGACGCCTCCCCCAGCCCCTTCTTCCAAGGCAGCATCGAGTCGCTCTCGGGGCGCTCGGAATGTTCGGGAATCGATTCCCGGGGAGTCTCGAGCAGTACCTCCGGTACGGTCGGATCATGGACACGACGCGCATGAAAGAGGCCTTCGGGTGGAAGCCGCAGCTCACCGCCCGCCAGGCGGTGCTGACCGCCTACGGCCGGGTCGCCGCTCCCGGGGTCACCAGATGA
- a CDS encoding M15 family metallopeptidase: MRASLIVVTAFAAIAGVLPNPAGAAVRTPGSFVISVHQPGGLSTDSELAVLGVAAEHGARSLAIHRGTIQMSGVYREGEVVQEAEAGYFIPMSSLAVDPGRASPLIGAEVAEALAAGAVVFGATSAGLRGAQVGDEVEFVGWDGSLQRLRVGAIAPDADVWWAELAFSDTTAASFGFERKSSMAVWGFRAQDEIVIDLWTRLPKVRLRIGSPDDPWDPDSVLPTVLVKQRFGEFSYRPTGVGDAVVIEQAWKDENIVDVTLPLLGPFKCHRAVVPYLRSAIGEVISLGLWAHIDRRDFQIQGGCYNARLIRGGDKGGAISRHTWGIAIDINPGDNPYGGRIGMDPDIAAVFQKWGFAWGGGWTYSDGGHFEWNHVPEHLLEG, from the coding sequence ATGCGCGCCTCGTTGATTGTCGTCACGGCTTTCGCCGCCATTGCGGGAGTTCTGCCTAATCCCGCCGGCGCCGCCGTCCGAACCCCCGGATCTTTCGTCATCAGCGTGCACCAACCTGGTGGGCTCTCGACCGATTCCGAGCTGGCTGTGCTCGGAGTGGCGGCCGAACATGGTGCCCGGTCCCTTGCCATCCACCGCGGGACCATCCAGATGTCGGGTGTCTATCGAGAAGGAGAGGTAGTCCAGGAGGCTGAGGCCGGTTATTTCATTCCCATGTCGTCACTGGCGGTCGACCCCGGTCGCGCCTCGCCGTTGATCGGGGCCGAGGTGGCGGAGGCGCTGGCCGCCGGCGCCGTCGTGTTCGGCGCGACGTCGGCCGGCCTGCGGGGCGCGCAGGTGGGCGACGAAGTCGAGTTCGTCGGTTGGGACGGTTCTCTGCAGCGTCTGCGCGTCGGTGCCATCGCTCCCGACGCCGACGTGTGGTGGGCCGAGCTCGCCTTCTCCGATACCACCGCCGCCTCATTCGGGTTCGAGCGAAAGTCATCGATGGCCGTCTGGGGATTCCGCGCCCAGGACGAGATCGTGATTGATCTCTGGACCCGCCTGCCGAAGGTGCGGCTGCGCATAGGTAGCCCGGACGATCCCTGGGATCCCGACAGCGTCTTGCCGACCGTGCTGGTCAAGCAGCGCTTCGGCGAGTTCTCCTACCGTCCGACGGGTGTGGGCGACGCCGTGGTCATCGAACAGGCATGGAAGGACGAGAACATCGTCGACGTCACCCTTCCCCTCCTGGGTCCCTTCAAGTGCCATCGCGCCGTCGTCCCCTACCTCCGGTCTGCCATCGGTGAGGTGATCAGCCTCGGATTATGGGCGCACATCGACCGGCGTGATTTCCAGATCCAGGGCGGCTGTTACAACGCCCGGCTGATTCGCGGTGGTGACAAGGGCGGTGCGATCTCACGGCACACATGGGGAATTGCCATCGATATCAACCCCGGCGACAACCCCTACGGCGGTCGTATCGGAATGGATCCCGACATCGCGGCGGTCTTCCAGAAGTGGGGCTTCGCTTGGGGAGGTGGCTGGACCTACTCCGATGGCGGCCATTTCGAGTGGAATCACGTGCCCGAACACCTGCTCGAAGGATGA
- a CDS encoding DUF4332 domain-containing protein, with product MPSIDAVEGIGQRTATKLRKNGIRTTEALLKRAGDRRGRKLLAADTGFAEKQILQWVNRADLMRCRGIGGEYSDLLESAGVDTIKELRRRNAVSLTKKMVEINESKKLVRRLPTEAMVARWIDSAQAIEPLVKY from the coding sequence GTGCCTTCAATTGACGCCGTCGAGGGTATCGGGCAGCGTACGGCAACGAAGCTGAGGAAGAACGGTATCCGCACGACCGAAGCGTTGTTGAAGCGGGCCGGAGACCGGAGAGGTCGCAAACTGCTGGCCGCAGATACCGGGTTCGCTGAGAAGCAGATCCTTCAGTGGGTGAACCGCGCCGACCTGATGCGATGCAGGGGGATAGGCGGTGAATACTCCGACCTTCTCGAGTCCGCCGGCGTGGACACTATCAAGGAACTCCGCAGACGAAATGCCGTCTCACTGACGAAGAAGATGGTCGAGATCAACGAGAGCAAGAAGCTCGTTCGCCGTCTGCCCACCGAAGCGATGGTGGCGCGCTGGATCGATTCAGCTCAGGCCATCGAGCCGTTGGTGAAGTACTAG
- a CDS encoding 1-acyl-sn-glycerol-3-phosphate acyltransferase, with protein sequence MTDSMSLLLDRLTRDELRAFARAAGISGRSKMTKSELIEALRVELQSQAKPWRRERSPVSPAELSEARRRRISAGRRFESMVDARQSCTLRTIEGFACGLPVIAGKERCALHGGTNISDLAVPAAGHLGLDTWPGLIRHLLLASYDIDALGLDPVVSEMIWHVANFLYFEYFRVDVEGIENVPTHGPGVLVCNHAGAFIPYDGMMLQLAVLNEAELPRRVRVVGTEILNLVPFLSHLYRKAGAAFASREDARWVLKNGFLLGAFPEGVPAFQKPHAEAYQLRRFGRGGFAELAIEAGSPIIPVAIVGSEDVHPALFSSRRLAQLFKQFFPQQRVEELGVFLNPIPLPVKWKIRFLPPIDPPEPGTGTDRLAVLELAEHTREVVQKALDEMLAQRGSMF encoded by the coding sequence ATGACCGATTCGATGTCATTGCTCCTCGACCGTCTCACCCGGGACGAACTTCGCGCTTTCGCCAGGGCAGCGGGGATCTCCGGCCGCTCGAAGATGACCAAGAGCGAACTGATCGAAGCGCTCCGAGTCGAACTCCAATCACAGGCGAAGCCCTGGAGAAGGGAGCGCTCACCGGTATCGCCGGCGGAACTCTCGGAGGCGCGCAGGCGACGAATCAGTGCCGGTCGACGATTTGAATCCATGGTCGACGCCCGCCAATCGTGCACCCTGCGGACAATCGAGGGATTCGCGTGCGGACTCCCGGTCATCGCCGGCAAAGAGCGTTGTGCACTGCACGGCGGTACCAACATCTCCGACCTGGCCGTGCCTGCCGCCGGCCATCTCGGACTCGACACCTGGCCCGGCCTCATCAGGCACCTCTTGCTGGCTTCCTACGACATCGACGCGCTGGGTCTCGATCCGGTCGTCTCCGAGATGATCTGGCACGTCGCCAACTTCCTCTACTTCGAGTACTTCCGTGTGGATGTGGAAGGGATCGAGAACGTACCGACTCATGGGCCAGGCGTTCTGGTGTGCAATCACGCCGGTGCTTTCATCCCCTACGACGGGATGATGCTCCAGCTGGCGGTGCTCAATGAGGCAGAGTTGCCGCGGAGGGTACGGGTCGTCGGTACCGAGATACTCAACCTCGTTCCCTTTCTGTCTCATCTATACCGCAAGGCGGGAGCTGCTTTCGCCAGCAGGGAAGACGCTCGCTGGGTTCTCAAGAACGGCTTCTTACTAGGCGCATTTCCCGAGGGTGTTCCTGCTTTTCAGAAGCCGCATGCAGAGGCTTACCAACTCCGGCGGTTCGGTCGCGGTGGGTTCGCCGAGCTCGCCATCGAAGCCGGATCCCCGATAATCCCGGTCGCGATTGTCGGATCCGAGGACGTCCATCCGGCGCTGTTCAGCTCACGCCGACTGGCCCAGTTGTTCAAGCAGTTCTTTCCGCAACAGCGAGTCGAGGAGCTCGGCGTGTTCCTCAATCCGATCCCGCTCCCCGTGAAATGGAAGATCAGGTTCCTACCCCCGATCGACCCGCCGGAGCCGGGGACGGGCACAGATCGACTGGCCGTTCTGGAACTGGCCGAACACACCAGAGAGGTCGTGCAGAAGGCTCTCGACGAGATGCTCGCACAACGCGGCTCGATGTTCTGA
- a CDS encoding nucleotidyltransferase family protein, translating into MSIAALILAAGSSTRLGSPKQLLPWGEKTLLGHVIERTRSFGIDEIWVVIGHDAEAVLEGVDFGNATVVVNDEFEEGIASSIRVGLDALTRESRAGKVLIAMGDQPEIRRDVVAELIDAARREKRPALVPKYRYTWSNPIIVDRSLWARLISLEGDTGAQRLLQAHPEWVREIWFEHLPPRDVDTQQDVDDLQPRG; encoded by the coding sequence ATGTCGATTGCCGCCCTGATCCTCGCCGCAGGCTCCTCAACTCGCCTGGGATCTCCCAAACAGCTCCTGCCGTGGGGAGAGAAGACGCTGCTCGGACATGTGATCGAGAGAACCCGGTCGTTCGGAATCGATGAGATATGGGTGGTGATCGGCCATGATGCCGAAGCCGTGCTCGAAGGTGTGGACTTCGGCAATGCAACCGTCGTGGTCAATGACGAGTTCGAGGAAGGCATCGCCTCTTCCATCCGCGTCGGCCTCGATGCTCTCACTCGTGAGTCCCGCGCCGGCAAGGTCCTCATCGCAATGGGAGACCAACCTGAAATCCGCCGAGATGTCGTCGCCGAGTTGATCGATGCAGCGCGACGGGAGAAACGGCCCGCCCTCGTGCCGAAGTATCGCTACACCTGGTCCAATCCGATCATCGTCGACCGGTCGCTGTGGGCCCGTCTGATCAGCCTCGAAGGAGACACGGGAGCTCAGCGCCTCCTTCAGGCGCATCCTGAGTGGGTTAGGGAGATCTGGTTCGAGCACCTTCCGCCCAGAGACGTGGACACACAGCAGGACGTCGATGATCTGCAACCGCGTGGCTGA
- a CDS encoding XdhC/CoxI family protein: MELARSIEVARRWRSEGKAVAVATLVRVGGPAPRPLGSRFLVSSAGDMEGSVSGGCVENDVFMHAQRVLEDQRPALVDYGISDDVAFEVGLSCGGAIDVFIENWTDEIWRRFDPKRPVVIATVVAGPAAGSRGIFDSNFESIGSDLPESLLPEIEPFVRIALETERPAIVGVGESELFLEAAGPPPRLVIFGAVEIGQALCALASRVGFTVIVCDPRAAFTTPERFPDASEIITAWPEDAVEQLDFDGRTFVVVLSHDHRYEDPVVKAALARNVRYLGAMGSRRTHGKRLQRLAEAGVPPDTLARIHGPIGLDLGAEAAGETAVEILAEIVAARRAREDGGSEGTVAG; this comes from the coding sequence GTGGAGCTAGCGCGCAGCATCGAGGTGGCCAGGCGCTGGCGATCAGAGGGCAAAGCGGTCGCCGTTGCCACGCTGGTTCGCGTCGGCGGTCCCGCCCCCAGGCCGCTCGGGAGTCGGTTCCTCGTTTCGTCGGCCGGCGACATGGAGGGGTCTGTCTCCGGGGGCTGCGTCGAGAACGACGTCTTCATGCACGCTCAGCGAGTGCTCGAGGATCAGCGGCCGGCGCTCGTCGACTACGGCATCTCAGACGACGTGGCCTTCGAGGTCGGGCTTTCCTGCGGCGGCGCGATCGATGTGTTCATCGAGAACTGGACTGATGAGATCTGGCGTCGGTTCGATCCGAAGAGACCCGTAGTCATCGCAACGGTGGTGGCCGGGCCAGCTGCCGGCAGCAGAGGTATCTTCGATTCGAACTTCGAGTCGATCGGCTCGGATCTTCCGGAGTCCCTCCTGCCTGAGATAGAGCCCTTCGTGCGGATCGCTCTCGAGACGGAGAGGCCCGCGATCGTCGGCGTAGGCGAATCCGAGCTGTTCCTCGAGGCGGCAGGTCCGCCGCCCCGACTGGTCATATTCGGCGCGGTCGAAATCGGTCAGGCTCTCTGCGCCCTTGCGTCCCGGGTCGGTTTCACGGTGATCGTGTGCGATCCGCGGGCGGCCTTCACCACTCCGGAGCGGTTCCCTGATGCCTCCGAGATCATCACGGCCTGGCCCGAGGACGCTGTGGAGCAGCTGGATTTCGATGGACGCACCTTTGTCGTCGTGCTTTCACACGATCATCGCTATGAAGATCCCGTGGTGAAAGCGGCCCTGGCGAGGAATGTTCGCTACCTGGGAGCGATGGGGAGTCGAAGGACTCATGGCAAACGGCTGCAACGTCTCGCCGAGGCAGGAGTTCCGCCGGACACACTTGCGCGCATTCACGGGCCGATCGGCCTCGACCTCGGAGCCGAGGCGGCGGGTGAGACGGCCGTCGAGATACTCGCCGAGATCGTCGCGGCGCGCCGGGCGAGAGAGGACGGCGGATCAGAGGGCACGGTCGCCGGTTGA
- a CDS encoding helix-turn-helix domain-containing protein, with amino-acid sequence MSENPEQASSRLELGDFIRQQRERSKMSLRRLADRAGISNPYLSQIERGLRKPSAEILKSLARALSIQAESMYVRAGLLDDGFSPPTVVEAVEADPVLNTRQKQVLLELYRTLIESDGIEPQRQEKK; translated from the coding sequence ATGAGCGAGAATCCGGAACAAGCATCGAGCCGCCTCGAGCTCGGCGACTTCATCCGTCAACAGCGTGAGCGCTCCAAGATGTCACTGCGAAGACTGGCAGATCGGGCAGGGATTTCGAACCCCTACCTGAGCCAGATCGAGCGGGGACTCCGGAAGCCGTCCGCCGAGATCCTGAAGTCGCTTGCCCGGGCGTTGTCGATTCAAGCTGAATCGATGTACGTGCGGGCCGGATTGCTCGACGATGGGTTCTCGCCGCCGACGGTCGTTGAGGCCGTCGAAGCGGACCCGGTGTTGAACACCCGCCAGAAACAGGTATTGCTCGAGCTCTACCGCACTCTGATCGAGTCGGACGGGATCGAGCCGCAACGACAGGAGAAGAAATGA